A region of the Anaerolineae bacterium genome:
ATTTTGGCCCGTGGGAGCAGATATTTTACGGCGAGTTTGATGGGGGGCGTCGCAAGCGGGTGCTGGTAAAAATTATCGGGGAATGAATTCTGAGAGCCTGCCTGAAAAGCCAAACATGCTTTTCAGACAGTTTGTGTGTAAGCCCTAAACTATAGTTTAGGGGCCAATAGGCGCTGGCACAAGCGGACACCTTCCATAGAGTTGATAATCCAATAATCAGCTCCCACATATTGGCAAACCTGTTCATTAATGGAAGTGCCGCCAACAACAATCGGAATATCGGCCAGGGCCAAAACTGAAGCTTCCCGAATTAAAGTAATGGTATCCCGCATCACGTCGTAAGAACTGGTCAACAACCCCGACAGTCCAATAATATCTGGTTTGACCTTTTTGGCTTGAGCCAAAAATTCGGCCGGGGGCACGTCAACACCCAGGTCATACACCGTAAACCCATAACAACTGAGCAACATTCCCTGGATATTCTTACCAATATCGTGGATGTCGCCCTGAACCGTACCCAGCAGAATGCGGCCGGTTTCGTTCCCTTGCACTTTTTCCTTGATCACGGGTTGGGCCAATTCCATCACCTCGCGAAATATTTCGCCGGCCATAATTAGCCCGGAGAGGAAATACTGGCCCTGTTCGTAACGCTCGCCCACCCGGCGCATCCCTTCCTGGCAATCTTCTACAATAGCCAGCGGGTCGTCGCCCTGCTCCAGCCGCTGCTGAACAATGGCCAGGGCTTCCTGTTCGCGCAGTTCCAAAACTTGATTGATCAGGTGCGTGTCTTTAGTCATTGTCAATTCCTACCCCGGTGGCAAAACGCAAATAATCGCTACGACAAATAAACCAACCCCAACTGACCGGACAATCGTTAAAATCGTAAAAAAGATGTTCCAAATAAAATGCAGCGGCGGGCAGACAAGTTTGCAGAAGAATCACCTCTTCTTCATTTAATAAGCAAGCTTCAATCTTCAATTCGCCTCGTTTGAGCAGCGCGCTGCCGGTGCCATCAAATAGACCTTGTAAGGTCGTCACTTCCATTTCGGCCTCAACAATGGGGCGAGTGGGGTCATAAATGAGATATTCACGGTGATAGAAAGCGGGGTCATTGTTAACGGTTAAAAGACGGCGAATGTAAATGGTTTTCTGACCCACGGCCAAATTGAGTTTGCGCGCCGTGCGTTCATTGGCCGAAACAACGCGCACATCCAGCAATTTGACCGCCATAGCCGGGTCATTAAACAGGTCTTGCAGTTCTTGCAGGCCAAAAGCCGCGTGGCCCAATTCCAGAGCCTTCACAAACGTGCCGCGCCCCCTGGCCGTGCTGACCACTCCCTCTTCGACCAACAAATTAATGGTCCGGCGCACCGTCATGGGGCTAACCTGGTAACTCTGGCACAGCATAGCCTCGGAGGGCAGTTGGTCGCCAGGCCGAAACATACCTGAAGCCACCTGCCGCCGCAAAATATTGGCCAACTGAAGATAAGCCGGTTCATAAGAAGCCCGATCAATGTTTTCAACAGGCCAGCCGTTTTGCTCAATTCTGTTGGGTTTCATCGGAGAGTCTCGCTAGACGGATCAACATCAAAAAACTTCTTCTTGAGCCAATACTGGGCTTGGGGGCAAACCGGATTTGGGCACGAGAAAATTAATGCTTAAACCTAAGCTTACGCATTATGCCCAAAATGTCAATTCCGGTTTGACAACTTCCCTATATAACTATATAATTTGGGGCGTCACCATCAGGGGTTTTTACGCTATATTTGGTTAAAAACTCCATCTACAAAATCTTTCCTCTTCTCCTGCACGTACAAAACTTTTAAGGAAAGCTGATATGATTGCTGCCCGCACCAAAGTTGTTGCCTGCGCTACCGTCATCGAAGAGATGTTCCCCTTTCTGCCTGAAGGCATGACCTACGAGGTTCTTGATTTTGGGCTTCATTTAACCCCTGAAAAACTACGGAATAAATTACAAGAAACAATAGACGCAGCCGGCGCCGAAATAGACGCCATTATTTTGGGTTACGGCATGTGCTCAATGGCGGTGGTCGGTCTTAAAGCCACCCGCTGCACGTTGATAGTGCCCCGCGTAGACGATTGTATTGCCATTTTCCTCGGCTCAGCCGCGGCCTATAAACAGCAAGCCGCTCAAGAACCGGGCACCTACTACCTCACCAAAGGCTGGATTGAGGTGAGCGACACGCCTTTTGAAGAACACAAACGCCTGGTTGAACGGTATGGGGCCAAACAAGCCGACCGGATGATCCGGCTTATGCTTAAAAATTATACCCGCCTTGCTTTTATTGACACCGGCCTTTACGAACAAGAGCGCTACCGGAATTACACCCGCCGCATGGCCAAACGTTTTGATCTTCGCTACGAGGAAATTCCCGGTTCAACCGACCTGATTAAAAAAATGCTCTACGGCCCCTGGGACGATGACTTTGTAATTGCCCGTCCCGGCGCCACCATTAGTTATGCTGATTTTAAAACAACCGCCACCACCACCATGTGCAACTTGCCAGGTTTGGCCTTGACCCCGCCGGAGGTAGGTTAATGCCCAAACCTAACGCCACGCCGCCAACCTATCAAGTTGATTTTGAACCGATTGGCAAACGGGTTGAAGTTACGCCAGACACTACCCTGCTGGAAGCAGCCCAACAGGCCGGACTGGCCCTGGCGTCAACGTGCGGCGGCATGCGCAGTTGCGGCCAATGCCGCCTGGTGGTCCTTTCAGGTGACGTGTCGCCCTCCACCCCTGACGAAGAAGCCATACTGACCAAATTGGAATTACGGCGCGGGCAACGGCTGGCCTGCAATACCCACGTGCACAGTAACGTTAAAGTGCATGTGCCCAAATCTTCCCTCATTACCAGCCAAAGGTTACAACTGGCAGGCGACTTTGACCAATTAACGCTCGATCCCCTTGTCCACGCTTATGATCTTAAAATCCCGCCGCCCTCCCTGGACGATCCTCGCGCCGATCTGGAACGCCTGACCGCCGCCCTCCCCCCAACTTTAGGCCAGCCAATTGAGGCTGAACCGGCCGTTGTCCGCCAAATAACCACCGGCGCGCGAGAGCATCATTGGCATTTGACCGCCTATCTGCGAGACGCCGAAGTAGTGGGGGTGGTTCCCTCCGGCTTGCCGCCAATGGGCCTGGCCATTGACCTGGGCACCACCAAAATCGCGGCCAGCCTGGTTGATTTAACCACCGGTAACGAGCTGGCCGTGACCGGAGTATTGAACCCCCAGATTGGCTATGGCGAAGACGTTATCAGCCGCCTAACACACGTGTGGCGCAACCCCGATGGCGGTCGTACCCTGGCCACAATGGTCCAAGAGACGCTGGATAACTTATTGGCAGAATTGGCCGAAAAAGCGGGGGTCAGCCGGGCGCAGGTGGCGGACGTTTGCCTGGTAGGCAACACAGCTATGATTCACCTGCTGCTGCAATTGCCGGTGCGCCAACTGGCTACATCGCCCTATGTGGCCGCCACCAATGCCGCTATTGATCTAAAAGCCCGCGAAGTGGGTTTGGCGACCGCGCCCGGGGCTTACCTGCACATCTTGCCCTGTATCGGCGGGTTTGTAGGGGCAGATCACGTGGCCATGCTTTTGGCCAGCCAACTTGATCAAACCAAGCAAGTGGCCTTGGGCATAGACATTGGCACCAATACCGAAATCGCCCTGGTCAGGCCAGAGCAGGGCTTTTTAACTTCGGTGTCGTGCGCCTCCGGCCCGGCCTTTGAAGGAGCGCATATCAGCAACGGCATGCGGGCCGCTGCCGGAGCCATAGAAGCCATTGAATTGACCGCCGCCGAAGTTCATTTAAAAACCGTTGATAATGCCCCGGCCATTGGTTTGTGTGGCTCCGGCATCATTGACGGCGTAGCCGAGTTGCGGCGCTGGAATTTAATCAATCAACGGGGCCGGTTTGACCGCGAGCATCACCGGGTGCGAGAAGGCCGTTATGGAGCCGAATTCCTATTGGTCCCCGCCGAGCAAAGCGGCAGCCAACGCGACGTGGTAATCACCCAAAAAGACATTAACGAGATACAGTTGGCCAAAGGAGCTATTCGGGCCGGGTTGGAGGTGTTACTGGAGGCTACCGGCACAACGCCGGAGGACGTGCAAACGGTGATCATTGCCGGGGCGTTTGGCTCATTTCTCCAGGTAAAAAACGCGCTGGAGATGGGGTTGCTGCCCCGTCTACCCAATGCCCGTTACCGGCAGGTGGGTAATGCGGCGGTGGTTGGCGCCCGGCAGGCCCTGTTGTCTCGCCGGGCGCGGCAACGCGCCCAACAAATTGTCAACCAAACCAACTACCTGGAATTAACTACCTATCCCAAATTCAACCGGCGTTTTGCTTTAGGCATGCTTTTTCCAAATGATGAAAACTCTAAAGGTCATTGAAACTTTAGGGTCTGGATGAACTGATTACAACCAAGGAGAGCTTATGGAACTAATTGGTGAAAAAATTAATGGTACCCGCACCCGCGTGGCGCAAGCCATAGCCGAACGAGATACCAGCTTTATTCAAAACCTGGCCCGCCAGCAGGCCGAGGCCGGCTCGGCCTGGCTAGACGTGAACGCCGGCACCCATCCCCAGCAGGAGCCGGACGACCTGGTTTGGCTGATTGAAACTATCCAGGCCGTGGTGGACACCCCGCTGTGTTTGGATAGCGCCAACCCCAAGGCCCTGGCTGTGGCCATCAAAGCAGTGCACAAAACACCGCTGATCAATTCCATCAGCGGCGAACCCCAACGGCTGACCGGGATTTTGCCCCTGGTGGCGGAACATAACTGTCGCGCCATTGCCCTGGCCATGGACGACAAGAATATTCCCAAAACCAGCGAGGCCAGGGTAGCTATCGTCCACAAAATAATGGCCGCCACCCGCGCGGCCGGCATCCCCGATGAGCATCTTTATGTTGACCCGCTGGTAATGACCCTCAGCACCAATATTCAAAGCGGCCTGATTTTCTTTGACGCCATCCGGGCCGTGCACACAGCCTACCCGGACGTTCATTTTACCGCCGGCTTGAGCAATATTTCGTTTGGTTTACCGGCTCGTTCTTTTATTAACCGGGCCTTTTTAACCCTGGCCCTGGCCGCCGGGCTGGACAGCGCCATTCTTGATCCCCTGGACCGGGAACTAAAGGCAGCGCTGCTGGCCGCCGCATTGGTGTTGGGGCGCGACCGTCATTGTTTGAACTACACCCGGGCCTA
Encoded here:
- a CDS encoding cobalamin-dependent protein (Presence of a B(12) (cobalamin)-binding domain implies dependence on cobalamin itself, in one of its several forms, or in some unusual lineages, dependence on a cobalamin-like analog.); the protein is MTKDTHLINQVLELREQEALAIVQQRLEQGDDPLAIVEDCQEGMRRVGERYEQGQYFLSGLIMAGEIFREVMELAQPVIKEKVQGNETGRILLGTVQGDIHDIGKNIQGMLLSCYGFTVYDLGVDVPPAEFLAQAKKVKPDIIGLSGLLTSSYDVMRDTITLIREASVLALADIPIVVGGTSINEQVCQYVGADYWIINSMEGVRLCQRLLAPKL
- a CDS encoding DUF4445 domain-containing protein is translated as MPKPNATPPTYQVDFEPIGKRVEVTPDTTLLEAAQQAGLALASTCGGMRSCGQCRLVVLSGDVSPSTPDEEAILTKLELRRGQRLACNTHVHSNVKVHVPKSSLITSQRLQLAGDFDQLTLDPLVHAYDLKIPPPSLDDPRADLERLTAALPPTLGQPIEAEPAVVRQITTGAREHHWHLTAYLRDAEVVGVVPSGLPPMGLAIDLGTTKIAASLVDLTTGNELAVTGVLNPQIGYGEDVISRLTHVWRNPDGGRTLATMVQETLDNLLAELAEKAGVSRAQVADVCLVGNTAMIHLLLQLPVRQLATSPYVAATNAAIDLKAREVGLATAPGAYLHILPCIGGFVGADHVAMLLASQLDQTKQVALGIDIGTNTEIALVRPEQGFLTSVSCASGPAFEGAHISNGMRAAAGAIEAIELTAAEVHLKTVDNAPAIGLCGSGIIDGVAELRRWNLINQRGRFDREHHRVREGRYGAEFLLVPAEQSGSQRDVVITQKDINEIQLAKGAIRAGLEVLLEATGTTPEDVQTVIIAGAFGSFLQVKNALEMGLLPRLPNARYRQVGNAAVVGARQALLSRRARQRAQQIVNQTNYLELTTYPKFNRRFALGMLFPNDENSKGH
- a CDS encoding DUF1638 domain-containing protein; this translates as MIAARTKVVACATVIEEMFPFLPEGMTYEVLDFGLHLTPEKLRNKLQETIDAAGAEIDAIILGYGMCSMAVVGLKATRCTLIVPRVDDCIAIFLGSAAAYKQQAAQEPGTYYLTKGWIEVSDTPFEEHKRLVERYGAKQADRMIRLMLKNYTRLAFIDTGLYEQERYRNYTRRMAKRFDLRYEEIPGSTDLIKKMLYGPWDDDFVIARPGATISYADFKTTATTTMCNLPGLALTPPEVG
- a CDS encoding GntR family transcriptional regulator; this encodes MKPNRIEQNGWPVENIDRASYEPAYLQLANILRRQVASGMFRPGDQLPSEAMLCQSYQVSPMTVRRTINLLVEEGVVSTARGRGTFVKALELGHAAFGLQELQDLFNDPAMAVKLLDVRVVSANERTARKLNLAVGQKTIYIRRLLTVNNDPAFYHREYLIYDPTRPIVEAEMEVTTLQGLFDGTGSALLKRGELKIEACLLNEEEVILLQTCLPAAAFYLEHLFYDFNDCPVSWGWFICRSDYLRFATGVGIDND
- a CDS encoding dihydropteroate synthase produces the protein MELIGEKINGTRTRVAQAIAERDTSFIQNLARQQAEAGSAWLDVNAGTHPQQEPDDLVWLIETIQAVVDTPLCLDSANPKALAVAIKAVHKTPLINSISGEPQRLTGILPLVAEHNCRAIALAMDDKNIPKTSEARVAIVHKIMAATRAAGIPDEHLYVDPLVMTLSTNIQSGLIFFDAIRAVHTAYPDVHFTAGLSNISFGLPARSFINRAFLTLALAAGLDSAILDPLDRELKAALLAAALVLGRDRHCLNYTRAYRAGVFKI